The genomic stretch GAAAAGATGAAGGTGGTGTTGAATTCATCCCGCATGGCGCGCATCAGGCGAATAACATTTACCGCAGATTTTTTATCCAGGTTGGCCGTCGGCTCATCTGCAAGGACAAGTTTTGGCTGCGTCACCAGAGCCCGTGCCACTGCCACCCGCTGCTTCTGCCCTCCTGAAAGCTGGTCGGGAAATTTGTCTTTCTGATTCAGCATCCCAACTGAATCGAGAACCTTTAATACCATTTTTTTTCTTTTGGATGCGGGTTCGCTTTTTATCATCACCAGCGGATATTCGACGTTTTCATAGGTGGTCAGCACCTGAAAAAGATTGAATGCCTGAAAGATAAACCCGAGGGTGAAGCCTCTAAACGCTGCGCGCTTCCTACGATCAAAAGT from Thermodesulfobacteriota bacterium encodes the following:
- a CDS encoding ABC transporter ATP-binding protein, which encodes MALVQIDRVSKIYQTGEVQVKALQDVTLSIDEASFVTFVGPSGSGKTTMLNLIGCLDKPTKGKVFIGQEQVDTFDRRKRAAFRGFTLGFIFQAFNLFQVLTTYENVEYPLVMIKSEPASKRKKMVLKVLDSVGMLNQKDKFPDQLSGGQKQRVAVARALVTQPKLVLADEPTANLDKKSAVNVIRLMRAMRDEFNTTFIFSTHDPGVMEEAEVIHTLEDGRLVKPTSNEGEV